In Helianthus annuus cultivar XRQ/B chromosome 9, HanXRQr2.0-SUNRISE, whole genome shotgun sequence, the following are encoded in one genomic region:
- the LOC110877864 gene encoding CASP-like protein 5A2, with protein MSSRSHPAVHPLDVEIPQLTEPAAAAGAENDGRPDDRVRMKDIQGMPGTPTNLALRLFQFAFAAVSVSVMAATSDFPSVTAFRYLVAALSLQCLWSLSLAIVDIYALLVKRSLRNPRIVAVFTIGDGITSTLTFAAACASAGITVLIGNDFNNCSQNHCTRFETSTAMAFVSWFAVSPSFFLNFWYLASG; from the exons ATGAGTAGCAGAAGCCACCCTGCTGTTCACCCATTAGATGTTGAAATCCCCCAATTGACTGAACCAGCAGCTGCTGCTGGTGCTGAAAACGATGGTAGACCTGATGATAGAGTCAGAATGAAGGATATTCAAGGCATGCCTGGAACtccaactaaccttgctttgcgGTTGTTTCAGTTTGCCTTCGCTGCCGTTTCTGTTTCCGTCATGGCTGCCACCAGTGACTTCCCCTCCGTCACCGCCTTCCG GTACCTTGTTGCAGCTCTGAGCTTGCAATGCCTATGGAGTCTCTCACTTGCCATCGTTGATATTTATGCCCTCTTAGTGAAGCGCAGTCTTAGAAACCCGAGAATTGTTGCCGTGTTCACAATCGGAGATGGG ATTACATCAACTCTTACGTTTGCTGCAGCATGTGCATCAGCTGGTATAACTGTTCTCATCGGTAATGACTTCAATAACTGTTCACAGAACCATTGCACCAGGTTCGAGACATCAACGGCTATGGCTTTTGTCAGTTGGTTCGCTGTTTCACCATCGTTTTTCTTGAATTTCTGGTATTTAGCATCTGGATGA
- the LOC110877863 gene encoding double-stranded RNA-binding protein 6 has translation MYKNQLQELAQRSCFNLPSYTCIREGPDHAPRFKATVNFNGETYESPNYCTILRQAEHSAAEVALNELASQGPSNSLAARILDETGVYKNLLQEVSQRVGASLPTYTTTRSGLGHLPVFTCTVELAGCIFTGEPAKNKKQAEKNAAMSAWSSLKLLTQQSESLPLQKGNTEEQEHVTVARALQKFRLKARMSNIPFPIRFPVPKPKTLTGQPPPTTTSKILPLICPKMGPSRRHLTTLSNAPQTCIKTPQKQDPVTPAGDPPQPRQHKFPAVGAAPYIPVRHFRARHGVAPPVTIRNSIPVFSAPPLPANHLPPQFGLPPPMCGGVAPPVTIRHAVPVFSAVTKPVTSSITPNEVKKNTSSHEDSKSPIEPLAMSSSTTEDKGSVVAAISASLPVPDEEADELVETALKGLEI, from the exons ATGTATAAGAACCAGCTGCAAGAGTTAGCGCAGAGGAGCTGCTTCAATCTACCCTCGTATACGTGCATAAGAGAAGGTCCAGATCACGCGCCGCGGTTCAAAGCCACGGTTAATTTCAACGGCGAGACGTATGAAAGCCCTAATTACTGCACGATCTTGCGCCAGGCCGAACACTCTGCAGCTGAGGTTGCTCTTAATGAACTTGCGTCTCAAGGTCCTTCTAATTCCTTGGCTGCTAGGATTCTG GATGAGACAGGGGTATACAAGAATCTTTTGCAAGAGGTTTCTCAAAGAGTAGGGGCGTCTTTACCGACATACACAACAACTAGATCGGGCCTAGGGCATTTGCCTGTTTTCACCTGCACTGTAGAATTAGCTGGCTGTATATTTACTGGAGAACCCGCCAAAAATAAGAAACAAGCTGAAAAGAATGCTGCCATGTCAGCTTGGTCATCTCTAAAACTTT TAACACAGCAATCTGAAAGCTTGCCATTGCAAAAAGGAAACACTGAGGAGCAGGAGCATGTTACCGTGGCGCGCGCGTTACAGAAATTCAGATTAAAGGCAAGAATGTCTAATATACCCTTTCCAATCCGTTTTCCGGTGCCAAAACCGAAAACACTTACCGGCCAaccgccaccaaccaccacctCAAAAATCCTTCCATTAATATGCCCCAAAATGGGACCCAGTAGGCGTCACCTAACCACATTATCGAACGCACCCCAAACATGCATAAAAACACCTCAAAAGCAAGATCCAGTCACCCCTGCCGGTGATCCGCCACAACCACGCCAGCACAAGTTTCCGGCGGTCGGAGCGGCACCATACATCCCTGTTCGGCACTTCAGGGCTCGCCATGGGGTTGCTCCTCCAGTGACTATACGCAACTCGATTCCTGTTTTCTCTGCCCCACCGCTACCGGCTAATCACCTTCCTCCACAGTTTGGGTTGCCGCCACCTATGTGTGGTGGTGTAGCACCTCCAGTCACCATTAGACACGCGGTTCCAGTTTTTTCTGCAGTTACCAAGCCTGTGACAAGCTCCATAACACCAAATGAAGTAAAAAAGAATACTAGTTCTCATGAGGACTCCAAGTCTCCAATCGAGCCACTTGCGATGTCATCATCAACAACGGAAGATAAAGGGAGCGTTGTGGCAGCAATTTCTGCCAGCCTGCCGGTTCCTGATGAAGAGGCCGACGAATTGGTAGAGACAGCATTGAAGGGGCTAGAAATTTGA